ATGCGGAACGGTTCGAGCATCTTCAGCCGGGACTGCTCCGGTTCGACCAACTCGACCGGCTGGCTGTTGATGCGCACCTTACCAGTGCCGTCGCTGACGGTCGCCCGTGCGACGGCGGTCTTCTTCTTGCCGGATGTGTTCGTTACCATGTGACGTTTGCACCAAGTTCCTCGGACACCTCGGCGAGCGAGGTGAATTTGATGTTCGACAGTCGGTCGAGCGACGTGCCCTCGAGCACCTCACCCTCCTCGTCGTGCGGATTCCCGACGTAGACGCGGACGTTCTCGAACGCCTCGCGGCCGTTCGTCGTCTTGTACGGGAGCATGCCGCGCACGGCTCGCTTGAAGATGCGGTCCGGGCGCTTCGGGTAGTAGGGGCCGCTGTCGGAGCCGACCTCCGCGCGCGTGCGGTACACGTCCATCGTGGCCTCTTCGTTCCCCGTGATGACGGCGCGTTCGGCGTTGACGATAGCCACGCGGTCACCGTCGAGGGCCTGCTGTGCGACGTTGGACGCGACGCGACCGACGATGCAGTCGCGGGCGTCGACGACGAGATCTGCGTCGAACTCTGCTGTGTTCATCGAATCACCCGAACGTCGTTGCCGTCTGGGTTGTTCTCGAGCGCTTCCTCAAGTGTCTGGGTCTCACCAGCGGCCTCGATCTTCGTCTCGGCGGAGCCGGAGAAGTCGACGGCGGCGACGGTGACGTCCTTGCGGAGCGCACCGGAGCCGAGCACCTTGCCCGGCACGAGTACCGTCTCGTCCTCGCGGGCGTACCGCTCGATACGACCGAGGTTGACCTCCGCGTGGGTGCGCCGGGGCTTTTCCAGCCGCTCGGCGAGGTCTGCCCACACGTCTCCACCGCCGTTGCGGGCGGTCGATTTGAGGTCGGCGATGAGACTATCAAGTCTCGGATTTGTCTTACTCATTCGGTATCACTCTCCATCTGGTAGGAAAATGGATGCAGGGAGCAGGATTCGAACCTGCGAACGTCTACACGACAGCGCCCTGAACGCTGCGCCTTTGGCCTGACTTGGCTATCCCTGCAGGCAGACGACCGTACCACACGCCCGTACGTAACCCCTTCGGTGTCGCCGCCGCTGACAGAGCCAGCGGACGCGACCGAAGTGTGGGCGTGTGTGGTCATCTTACAGTTGGACTGCGGATTCCAGTTCGTCCGCGCGAGCGCGGAGTGTGCCGACGGCCTCGGTCACGAGCTCGTCGACGCTCATCGACCCGTCCGTCTCCACCTCGAAGACGAACGCGTTCGGCACGTCGTGGACCTCGATCTCCTTGCCGTCGTAGCGGTTCGTCAGGTCGTTGTCGAACGCCTCGGCGGGGATGAGTTCACCATCCTCCTCGATGACGCCGCGCACGACCTGCGGCTCTTCGTCCTCGAACTCGCCGCGGTCGCCGACGACCTCCACGCGCTGGAGATGTCGGTAACCGACGGCCACGCCGCCCTGGTGTTTGGCGTGGGACTTTCCGGTGTCGAGGACGGCGTCGGCTTCGACTTCGAGCCGCTGGTCCTCCTTCAGTTCGATAATGGGGATGCCGTCGGTGGCAGGCTCGACGAGTCCGTCGCTCGACACGAGGTCGCCCGAGTAGGCCGTGTCCGGCCCCTCGACGTCGATGGCGAGCGTGACGACATCGTCCTCGTCGAACTCGCTCGGGGGCGTGGTCAGCGGGACCATCCCGAGTCGGTGGGCGATCTGCTCGTCGAACATCACCGACGAGTTCTCGACGACCCGCACTTCGTCGATCGAGAGCGTCGGCACGTCGGCCACCATCGCACGGCGGATACCGTTGGCGAACGCCGGTTCGATATTGCGCACGAGGAACCGCGCCTCGGTGTCGCCCCGCTCGATGAACTCTACGGCGTACTCCTCGCTCATCTCAGAACCCTGCGTTCTTCGGTGCGCGCGTTCCGTCGTGCGGAATCGGAGTTACGTCCTCGATGCGACCGATTTCGAGCCCTGCGCGTGCGAGCGCACGAATCGTCGCCTGCGCGCCGGGGCCCGGAGACTTGTTGAGGTTCCCACCGGGGCCGCGCACGCGGACGTGCAGTCCGGTGATGCCGGCCTCCTGGATGTCGTCGGCGACCGCCTCGGCCATCTGCATGGCCGCGTACGGCGACGCCTCGTCGCGGTTTTGTTTCACGACCGTCCCACCGGATGATTTCACGATGGTCTCCGCGCCGGTCACGTCCGTTACTGTGATGATCGTGTTGTTGAACGAGGCGTACACGTGTGCGACGCCCCATTTCTCGTCACTCATTCTTGGTCACCTCCTGCACGCTCGGGGTGCAGGTCGTCTGCGAGCGGACTCCGCTCCTCGTACTCGAGGTCGTCCGATGCGCCGGATTCGACTTTCATCGACGGCGTGGAAACGCGTGCGCCGTCGAGCGTGATGTGGCCGTGGTTGATGAACTGCCGCGCCTGGTTCGGCGTGTTCGCCAGTCCAGAGCGGTAGACGACCGTCTGGAGCCGTCGTTCGAGCACGTCGGTCAGGTCGAGCGACAGCACGTCGTCGAGGCTCTCGTTCTCGTCGAGGATGCCGTAGCGCTTGAGCCGGGCGAGGAACTCCGCGCCCGCCTCGGCGGCAACTTCGGCGTCGCCCTGTGCGTCGCCGAGCAGGTCACGCGCCTCCTGTCGGTAGCTGCGAAGCTCGGACTGTGCCCGCCACAGTTCCTCCTTGTTCTTCAGCCCGTAGGTTTCGAGGGTGCGCGCCTCGTCGTCGATGCGCTCGCCCTGGAACGGGTGGTTCGGCGTCTCGTAGAACTTCGTGTTCGAACCGAGGGGCATTACTCTTCACCTCCCTCGGCTTCCTCAGCCTGCTGTTCCTTGATTGCCTCGACGTTCACACCGATGGTCCCCTCGGTACGACCGGTGGACTTGGTGCGCTGTCCGCGGACCTTCTGGCCGCGTTTGTGTCGAACGCCACGGTACGAATCGATCATCTTCATGCGGTTGATGTCGCGTCGACGCGTCATCTCGAGGTCGTTGCCGAACTCGTGGGTCGACTCGCCGGTGAAGTAGTGGTCCTGGTGGTTGACCATCCACTCGGGAATCTCGTCGGCGAGATTCTCGACGGTCTCGACGACGCGTGCGATGACGTCCTCGTCGAGCGAGCCGAAGACCGAGTCGCGGTCGACGTCTGCCTTGGCTGCGACAATGCGGGCCGTTCGCTGGCCGATTCCGTTCAACTCCATCAGTGACCGCTCGACGCTCTTCGTCCCGTCGAGGTCGGTCTGGCCGATGCGGACGAAGTACTGAATGTCCTCGTCTTCCTCGGCGTCTGTGTCTGGTTCTTCCGCGCTCATATCTGTGATTATCGGGTGGGTGAGCGTTGCGGCGGGGATTCGAACCCCGGGGGCATTACGCCACTGAGTTAGCAACCCAGCGCCTTGGGCCACTTGGCTACCGCAACACGCGGTCGTGTATCTTCGCCCAGCAGACCTGGACTCGGGGCCTCGGCCCCTGCATCGAGTGCGTGTGTAGGAACTCGGCTTGCCCACTTAAGCATCACGAACCGAACGCCGGTGTGCCACCGCTGATCACGCCGCCGTCGCCGGCTGCCACGCCCCCTCAGTCGGGAGCGGCCGAGGACAGCCGGCGAGCGACCCTGTCACCGAGGCAGTACAGCCCGCAGGTCGCCCGTTCTCTAGGGTGAACAGCCGATGGCCGTGGTCGTCCGGAAACAGCCCCGGCGGATTCGATCCAGAGAACGACACGCCAACGCGGTACTGGACACCTGGCCGACAGTCGCTCGCCGTCGAATTCGCCGACGTGGAACGGATTTGCAACACGAATGTCGAACGGTCGCTACCCTGCTCGGATACTCTGTCGACGCGCGCCGACAGGCTCGCGTCCTTGTTGTCGGTCGCAATCGTTCCGACGGATTCGTACCCCGGCCCGCCGCCCAGACTGCTTCGGCTGTAGTCGGTCAATTCGTCCAGACACCCGCGGTCGAGTATCTCGAACTCGGTGACCTGTGCCTGCTGTGGCCCTGTGTGATTGCTGAATCCGGGGAGCGCGTTCACCGGAACAGCCGTCAGAAGCAGTCCGACGACGACACCGGCCACGAGGAACTGGACTCTGGAAGACATCTATCCAGAGCGAGAATGCGCGACTATTAGTGATTCTGGTCCGACACGAGCATTCAAATCGGAAGCCGAGGCCACCACCGACATGAGTTGACGAGCAGCCCGGACCGGTCACGGCGGGAGCGCGGGCAACCGCGGCGGCAGCAACCGTGTGACGCGCCGGTTCGGAACGCAGATGCGTCGCCTGTTCGCTACGACGGACACTCTCGAGTCAATCGCGCGCCAGCGTGCCTCGGTCTTTGATCTCGAAGATCGTTTTCACGTTCCGGTACACGTCCTGCGGGTCGGTGTCTTCCTCCTCGTCGTAGAGGTCTGAGACGCGATAGAGAATCGCCGCGAGCTGTTCGGACTCGGAGCTATCCCCCCGCACGTCCTCGGCGACCTCACGCAGGAGTTCGCGGTACTCGTCGGCGTCGCTCATCGGTTCGCGGTGCGCTGGCGGTGGACGATTCCCTGCATGTCGGCCGTCTCGCGGACGAACTTGCGGAACGCCGCTCCCGTGTCGCTCTCGTCGTCCAGCACGACCGGCTGTCCCGTGTCGCCACCCTCGCGCACGTCGGGGTCGAGGGGGAGCTCACCGAGGAACGGCAGGTCGTTCTCGTCGGCGAACCGCTGGCCGCCGCCGGAGCCGAAGATATCGTGGACGTTCCCGCAGTCGGGACACTTGAACCCGGACATGTTCTCCACGATACCGAGCACAGGGGTGTCGTGCTTGCCGAACATGCGCAGCCCCTTGCGCGCGTCGTCGAGCGCCACCTCCTGTGGCGTCGTCACGATTACCGACCCCGAGATCGGTACCGACTGGAGCAGCGTGAGCTGTGTGTCGCCCGTCCCGGGCGGAAGGTCGACGACCATGTAGTCGAGTCGCCCCCACTCCACGTCCTCAACGAGTTGGGTGATGAGCTTGTGAATCATCGGGCCGCGCCAGATGACGGGGTCGTCCTCGCCGACAAGGAAGGCCATGCTCATCAGCTTCATGCCGAAGCGTTCGGGCGGGACGATGGTCTCGTCCGGCGTCGCCTGCGGTCGCTCGTCGCTCTCGACCATCCGCGGGACGTTCGGGCCGTACACGTCGGCGTCGAACAGCCCGACGCTCGCACCCATGTCCGCGAGGCCGGCCGCGAGGTTGACGGCGACGGTCGACTTTCCGACGCCACCCTTACCGGAGGAGACTGCGATGACGTTCTCGACGCCCGGAAGCACCTCCTCGTCGGGGTCGAGTCCCCGGTCGACGTTGGCCGCAAGCTCGACGTCGAGTCCCTCGGCTTCGAGCAGTTCACGCACCTCGTCTGCGATGTCGGTCTCGACGGGCGAGTACGGTGCCCCGAGCGCAAGGTCGACGGTCACGGCGTCGCCGTCGAGTTCGATGCTGTTGACCAGTCCCAACGAGACGATATCGTCGCCCAGCGCTGGGTCCTCGACTCCGCGCAGGATGTCACGGACCCGCTCCTCGTTCATACTCCGGGTAGCCGTCACCACCGAATAAGAATTGTGTCACGCCACCCGACCGAGGAGACTGCTTTTGGCCACGCCCCGAGAGATACGAGACGATGGGCCCATTGCCTCGGCGCGGAACGGTGGCGGGACATCCGTACGTGAGCTACGGAACCGGCCCGCCGCTGCTCGTCGTTCCGGGCGTGAACGACCCCCTCCTTCCGGCCGGCAGCCGGGCGTGGTTCGACGGCGTGCTATCCGGCTACTGCTACCGACAGGCGAGGGCGTGTGCAGCAGCCGGTGTCCCGCGGACGGTGTGGTACGTCTCGCGTCCGGCCGCGAGCGGAGCAGCGACGGCAGCGGCGATGGCCGACGGCTACCGAGCTGTCCTCGATGAGCTTGGGCCGGTCGACCTGCTCGGCGTCTCAATGGGCGGCTTCGTCGCGCTCGAACTCGCACGCGGCGACGACCGGGTTCGGTCGGTCACCCTGGCATTGGCCGCGGCTCGCCTCTCCAGACACGGACGGGAGTCACTGGAAACGTGGGACGCGTGGGCCCGCGGTGGGCAGTGGGCGAAGGTGTACCGCGCCGGACTCGCCGCCGTCACCAGCGGCTGGTGGAGTCGGCTGACGGCACCGGCTATTCGGCCCTTCGAGCGGCTCCGCGACCACCCGACCGAAGCGTTTCGGCGCTCGCTCGCCGTCGCAACGAGGTTTGACGCGATGCCGTGGCTCTCCGAGCTATCGGTGCCGAGTCTGGTCGTCGGGGGCACCGCCGACCCGTTCTTCACGACGACGGCGTTTGCGACCACCGCAGACGCGCTCGGGGGTCGGTACGAACGGCTCAACGGCTGGGGACACGACGTGTTGATAGACGACGGCCGGCGCGTCGACGAGCCGATAGCACGGTTCCTCAGTCGATGCGAGAGCGCGTGAGCGTCGCCGTCCACGACGCCGGCGCGCACCCGAATGAACAACGGGGGTAGATTGCGAACCACGGTCGTATCCTCCCGGTTGTAGTAGCGTGGAGTCGCCGGAAATCGCGGGCAGAGAGCCTCGCGGACGCGAAGCCGACTCCCCGGCTGACGACCACCACCAACGCTTTTGGCCGATTCGAGTGACGTTCGACCATGGACCTCTCCGGCCGGCCCGAGCGTGCGCTTGCGGGCCTTTCAGTTTGTGCGCTGGGTGCCGGTCTCGTCACCGTTCCCGTGCTCGACATGTACGAAGACGTCACCGTCGGGGGGAAGCCGATCTACTCGACCGTTATCGAGAACTCGATTGGGCTGTTTCTCGCCTTGCTACTCGTCGCCGGCGGCTTCTGGATCGCCTCCCGAGACTGGGAGTTCCGCTACGTCCGTCGGATGATCGTCTGGACGTGGGGTATCGCCGCCGGCTTCGGCTTCGTGTTCACGTGGGTGCTCGGCATCCAAATCGGGCTTCAGGGAGAGTACAAACCGATAATCATCGCGCTGGACGCGATTCTGCTGGGGAGCGTCGTCGCCTTCGGCGTCGGCGTCTTCGACGTGCGCCGAGAGCAGGGCAAACAGCGTGCGGACAGAGAGCAAAACCGGGCGGCCGCGCTGTTCGAAAACACCGCAGACGACGTTGCTGCGCTCCGCGTCTCGCCCGAACGGGTCGTCACGCTCTCGACGAACAGCGTCTTCGACGACAACTTCGACGACGCCGCGGCCGTCTTCGAGGAGGTGATTCGGGCGGCCGGAATGGAGTCCCGCACCGCGTTCATCGAGTACATCGTCGCCGGCGAGCCGTTCGAAGTGGAAGTGACCCTCGACGACCGCGGGGAACAGCGTGACTTCATCGCGCAGGTGACGCCGTACGACGAGACCGACGGCAACGTCGCAGAGCTGTTTCTCGTGTTGACTGACGTGACAGAGCAAAAACAGCTCGCTCGCGAGCGGGTCGCTCGCAGCCGCATCGAACAGCTCCACCAGTCGGCCTCGGAGATGGCGAATGCGCCCGACGACGACGAGGCGTTCGACCTCGCGATGAGCGCGGCAGAGCAGTCGCTCCACTTCGACAGCGCCGTCCTCTGCATCGACGACGAGCCGGTACGGACCAGCGGGACGGACGGGCTGCTCGACGAGGCTGCGGCCGACAGGATTGCGCTCGACGAACAGCCGCTCGTCGTGCGGGACGGCGGGTTGTCGGTGACGCGGCGAGACGACGAGGAGATACTGACGATTCCAATCGGTGGCCAGGGGCTGTTGCAGGCGAGCAAGCGCGGCGAGAGCTTCGAGGAGAGTCAAATACGGGCCGGTGAGCTGTTGACGACGCATCTGCGCGAGACCTTACGACGGCTCGAGCGCGAACAGACCATCCGGGAGGAGCGTGAACGCATGGAGTTTCTCAACCGCATCCTCCGTCACGACCTCCTCAACGGGATGAACGTCGTCCGGATGCAGGGGCAGTTCCTCGAATCGAGCGTCGACGACGACGACCGCGAGCGCGTCGAGACGATTATCGACCGCGTCGACTCGATGACCGACCTCGTTAACACGATGCGCTCGTTCATGAAGGCGGTCATCGAGGGGAACGAACACGAGCTGTTCGCGATGCCGCTGGACGAGGAGCTGACCGACGCCATCGAGGATGCCCGCGAGGCCCACCCCACGGCCGTCTTCGAGGTCGACGGCGTCTTCCCCCCCGTCGAGGTGTTGGCCGACGACCTCATCTCCGAGCTGTTCCACAACCTGTTGACCAACGCCGTCGAGCACAACGACGCCGACGAGCCGCTCGTCCGCATCACCACCGAGACGACCGCAGACAGCGTGCTCGTCCGTATCGCGGACAACGGTCCCGGTATCCCCGAGGGGATGCGCTCGCGCGTGCTGGAGAAAGGGGAGAAGGGAGCAGAAAGCGAGGGAACTGGGCTCGGACTCTACCTGTGTGAGGAGATAATCAGCACGTACGACGGGGAGATGCGCGTCAACGAAAGCGAGCTCGGTGGTGCGGAGTTCGAGTTGGAGCTGCCCCGCGCCGACGCCGAGTAAGCCGCGATTACTCGTACGCGTCCGGGTAGGCGTTCGCCAGCAGTTCGGGCTGGCTCGTGAGTCGCTCCCGGACCGGGTCGATGACCGCGGAGATTGCCGCCGCCGCCCCCGGCTTCAGGTCGGCGGGGTGAAGCTCACCGGAGACGTAGTCGCGTTCCAGTTCGTCGTACGTTTCGTAGACGAGATTCCCGCCGTACTCCTCGGGGCGTTCGACCGTGAGCGTCTCGCCGCGCTCGTCGAACACCGGGAAGACGAGGTACTCGAGGTATTCGAGAACGCCGTTGTCCTCGACTTCGCCTTGTGGACAGTAGGCCCCCTGAATCTTCTCGTCGACCTCGTCGGGCGAGTCGGTGAGGTTCACCTTCGAGGTGGCGTCGGAGGCCGACATCTTCCCGCCGGTCAGTCCCGAGAGCAGGGGCGCGAAGACGCAGGCCGGCTTCTCGTCCTCGTCGAACAGTTCGCGAGAAAGCATGTAGATGCCCCGCTGGTCGATACCGCCGTAGGCGATGTCGGCATCGAGCGCGAGCACGTCGAGACTCTGCATCAGGGTGTACACCAGGCCGCCGAGCTTGGGGTTGTCGGACTGGCGGACGACCTCGCTGCCAGCGCGTTTCGCCCGCGAGATGGTGGTGTCGGCGATGAGCCGGTAGAGCTCGAGCGTGTACGGCTCTTCGAGCTGGTAGTCGGTGCCGCGGACGAACTCCACGTCGTCGGGGTCGCCGCCGGCGGCCTCGATCATGCCGCGGATGGCCTCCTCGTAGTAGGTCGAGCGGGCCTCCAGTAGCTCGAAGGGGGATTTCTCGTCGTCGAGGTGGGCGTGGAGGTCGGCGACGAGGACGGTCACCTCGAGTCCGGCGGCGACGAAGTCGGCGAGCTTGCGCATCGTCGTGAAGTGGCCGATGTGCATCTCGCCGGTCGGCGCGTAGCCGATGTACGCGTGGGGGTTCTCGCGTTCTTGCAGCAGCGTCTCGATTTCTTCCTCGGTGACGGTTTCCTCGGTGTACCGCGTAATCAGGTCCGTGCGGTCGCGGGCGTTCATGCTCGCAGTTTCGGGGTGAGGTGGATAAAACGTCTGTTGTCGCGTGCGACACCCCGAACCGGAAGGGGTAACTCGGAGCCACTACATCTGGAGGTATGGAGATGCGTACGGAGCGACGGGGACGCGCTCGGGGGCGGAACTGATGGTCGGTCCCATCAGCTCCGAGGAGCGCGACTCCTTCGCGTTCCGCGTGAAGGCCGGACTGACTGCGATTGTTGCACTTTCTGCGGGGCTCATCGCGGTGCAGGCGGAGGCGTCGCCGCTGGCGATTCTCGTCGTCACCCTCGCCGGTGGCGTCATCGGCGCGCCGCTCATCTGGCTCGCGATTCCCGGCTCTGGCGGGAGGGAACAGCGCGACCCCCCGGACCGGGAGTTCCGGAAGTAGCCGCCGACAAGCGGACCCTTGATTAGCGCTCACACACGAACAGCAGTATGACTCGCGCAGCAGTCGTCGGCGCCGGCATGACCAAGTTCGGCGTCCACGACACACCCCTACAGGAACTGTTCGGCGAGGCAGCCTTCGGCGCGCTCGATGACGCGGGCGTGACGACCGACGACCTCGATGCGCTCTACTTCGGGAACGCGATGAGCGGACAGGCCGAAAACGAGACGCACCTCGGCCCGCGCGTCGCCAGCCACATCGGCGCGGCCGGACTCGAAGTCCAGCGGTTCGAGGACGCCTGTGCCACCTCGGCAAACGCGTTCAAAAACGCCGTCCGGGCGGTCGACGCCGGCGTCCACGACGTCGTGCTCGTCGGCGGCGTCGAGCGGTGTACGCCCGAGACCGGAAAGGACACTCCGGCGATGACGCGCATCTTCGCGTCCGCCTCCCACCGCCAGTACGAGCAGCCGACCGGGCTGACGTTCCCGAGCGTCTTCGCCCTCCTGACGAAACGCCACATGCACGAGCACGGGACGACCGAGGAGGACCTCGCGGCCGTCGCCGTCAAGAACCACGCGAACGGTCGGCTGAACCCCCGCGCCCACTTCGGGAAGGAGACGAGCGTGGAGGAGGTGCTCGACGGTCCCGTGGTGGCGGACCCGTTCCGCCTGATGGACTGTTGTCCCTTCTCCGACGGCGCGAGCGCGGTCGTCGTCGTGAGCGACGACCTCGCTGACTCCTTCGACGCGCCCGTCGACGTGACCGGCGTCGGCCACGCGACCGACGTGGTGCCGATTGCCGACAAGGCCGACCTGCCCGCGACACAGGCCGCCCGCGACGCCGCGACCGAAGCGTACGCGCAGGCCGGCATCGAGGCGGACGACGCCGACTTCGCGGAGGTCCACGACTGTTTCACCGGCGCGGAGATTCTCGCCAGCGAGGCCATCGGCTTCGCCCCCGAGGGTGAGGGTGGGACCTACGCGGCCGAGGGCCGCACCGCGCTGGACGGCGACCGACCCATCAATCCGTCGGGTGGCCTGAAGGCGAAGGGCCACCCCATCGGCGCGACGGGGACGGCCCAAATCGTCGAGTTGACCGAACAGATTCGCGGCACGGTCGGCGAGCGACAGGTCAGCGACGCGAACGTCGGCGTCGCGCACAACCTCGGCGGAGACTCTGCGACCACCGTCGTCAGCGTCCTGGAGGGTCGCGCATGAACCTGACGTACGACGAGTGGGCCGCGGCGGTTCGCGAGGGCGAACTGCTCGGTCTCTCTTGTGACGCGTGTGACCACACGAACGGCGTGCCGACGGGCGCGTGTCCCCACTGCGGGAACCGCGACCTCACTCGGGTGTCGCTCCCGACGGACGGCGTCGTCCACTCGGAGACGACCATTCAGGTGCCGCCGGAAGGGTTCGAGGAGCGCGGCTATCAGGTCGCGGTTATCGAACTCGGCGACGCGAAGGTGATGGGACGCATCGACGGGGACAGCGAGCGCGTCGCTATCGGCGACGAGGTTGTGCTGTCGGGCGTAATAACGGAAGACGACGACCACCCCGCGCCGCTGTTCGCGTCGGCTTAGGCGAACTGGTCTGCGAGGTAGACGATGATGGGGGCGTCTTCCTCCTCAACGAAGCGAGCGCGCTCCTCGCCGTCGAGTTCGACGACGACCGTCGGAATCAGCTCGATGCCGTACTCCTCGACCAGTTCGCCCGACTTCGAGCCGTCGTCGTTCTTCTCGACGGGGTGGTGGTGAATCTGCTCGTCGGGGATGCCGGCGGCTTCGAGCGCGGCACCGAAGTCCGGAAGCTGTGACCGGCAGTCCTTACACCAGTCGCCGCCCCAGACGCGGATGGTCGGGTCGTCCAGCCCCGCGAACGTTTCGACGGCGTTCTCGTAGGAGGCCGCGTCCCACGTCGGATTCGGCCGCATGGTTTCGAGTTGCATACCGGAGGGAGGGAGGGTCCGGGGCGATTTAGCAGTTGTCGTCCCGCCGGCTCGGGTCGTTCCGGCGGGTGAACACACCTCCACGAATTAACCGTCTGGCACCCCAAATCGAGGTATGCAGGCATTATCGCCGGAACTGCAAGCGTACGCCGAGCGCGTCGAGGAGGTCGCGTCGGAGTTCGAAGACGAGGCGTACACGTGGGAAGGGGACATTCCGTGGGAGAACCTCCAGTTGCTCGCCGACGAGGGGGTGTACTGTCCGTCGATCGACGAGACGTACGGCGGGCAGGGGATGTCGGACCT
This portion of the Halosegnis longus genome encodes:
- a CDS encoding thioredoxin family protein; the encoded protein is MQLETMRPNPTWDAASYENAVETFAGLDDPTIRVWGGDWCKDCRSQLPDFGAALEAAGIPDEQIHHHPVEKNDDGSKSGELVEEYGIELIPTVVVELDGEERARFVEEEDAPIIVYLADQFA